One Mauremys reevesii isolate NIE-2019 linkage group 5, ASM1616193v1, whole genome shotgun sequence genomic window carries:
- the RWDD4 gene encoding RWD domain-containing protein 4 translates to MAANEDQEMELEALRSIYEGDECFKELSPVSFQYRIGENGDPKAFLIEISWPETYPQTAPNISMNAFFNNTISLAIKQSILDKLMEEVEVNLGTAMTYTLFEYAKDNKELFMENQPVHIVTSVGNNISIGTHEIVPSSKKRDKKEQLSKTQKRKLADKTDHKGELPRGWNWVDVIKHLSKTGSKDDE, encoded by the exons ATGGCGGCGAACGAGGACCAGGAG ATGGAGCTAGAAGCATTACGTTCTATTTATGAAGGAGATGAGTGTTTCAAAGAACTTAGTCCTGTTTCCTTTCAGTATAGG ATAGGTGAAAATGGCGATCCCAAAGCCTTCCTAATAGAAATTTCATGGCCAGAAACATACCCGCAGACAGCTCCAAACATATCCATGAATGCTTTCTTCAACAACACCAT ATCTTTAGCTATAAAACAAAGTATATTGGATAAATTAATGGAAGAAGTTGAAGTTAATCTTGGAACTGCCATGACATACACACTTTTTGAATATGCCAAAGATAATAAAGAATTGTTCATGGAAAATCAACCTGTTCATATTGTG ACATCTGTAGGCAATAACATCTCAATTGGAACTCATGAAATAGTCCCATCAAGTAAGAAGAGAGACAAAAAGGAGCAGTTGTCCAAAACCCAGAAACGAAAGCTAGCAGACAAAACAG ATCACAAAGGGGAGCTTCCTCGAGGATGGAACTGGGTGGATGTAATTAAG CAT TTAAGCAAAACGGGTTCTAAAGATGATGAATAA